The Mycolicibacterium flavescens genomic interval TCGAGGGTGCGCAGACGCTGGGAACTCACCGCGTGGTGCAGACGACGGTGGACGGTAAGCCTCGCACCGGCGAGCTCTACAACTACCTCGCCAGCTTCGGACCGTTCCTGGTGATCGTCACCGCGAACCCGTTGGTGCTGCCCGACAAACCCGTCGCGAAGGTCGACACGCAGCGCGCTCGTGACCTGTTGGTCGCGGCGGTGAACGCGGTCAGGGCCTAGCGCACGTCGTGCGGACGGAACTGGATGCTGATCCGGACACCCACGGGGCGCGTCGTCTTGGGGATCGCGTGCTCCCACGTGCGCTGGCACGACCCGCCCATCACGAGCAGGTCGCCGTGCGCATGTTGCAGCCTTAGCGACTTGCCCCCGCCGCGTGGCCGAAGCGCGAACGTCCTAGTCGCACCCAAGCCGATGATCGCGACCACGGTGTCTTCGGTACTGCTGCGACCGACGGTGTCACCGTGCCAAGCCACGCTGTCGTTGCCGTCGCGGTACAGGCACAGCCCCGCGGTGGTGAACGGCTCGCCGAGTTCACCCGCGTAGGCGTCGTTGAGGCGACGGCGGAGTTGTTTGAGGCGTGGATGCGGCGGCGGGTCATCGACCAGGTTGTGGAAGCTGACCAGGCGCGGGACGTCGACGACGCGGTCGTACATCGGCCGGCGCTCCGCACGCCACGGGACGACCTCGGACAGCTCGGTGAACAGCGAGTCGGCATCGTCCAACCACCCGGATCGAAAGTCGATCCAGGCCCCGTTGCCGAGATGGCGGCGTTCGGCGTGCTCGAACAGCGAGCTCTGCAGCGCCAGCTCCATAGCCGCGATTCTATCGCACAAGCGTTCGATGCGTCAGAGCCGCACCGCGCCGGGTCCTTGTTCGGCGAGAACGTCTCCGGGGTTGGTCAGCGCGCAGGTCTTCAGGCTCAGGCAGCCACAGCCGATGCAGCCGGTCAGGTTGTCGCGCAGGCGTTGCAGGTGCAGGATGCGGTCGTCGAGGTCTTGGCGCCAGCCCGCCGACAGCCTGGCCCAGTCCTTGCTCGTGGGCACCCTGTCGTCGGGCAGGGTGGCCAGTGCTTCTCGTATGCGGGACAAGGGGATTCCGAGCCGCTGTGACATCCGGATGAACGCGACACGGCGCAACGTCTCGCGGGCATAGCGACGCTGGTTTCCCGAGGTGCGTCTGCTCTGGATGAGGCCTTCGCGCTCGTAGAAGTGCAGTGCCGAGACCGCGACACCGCTGCGAGCGGACATCTCGCCGGGAGTCAGCTCGTGAATCAACTCCATAACATCAACCATAGTTGAGGTGGGGTTGCGGGTTACGGTGCTAGATGTGACGTTGGGCTGCGACTCCGAGGTGGGTCGGCTGACTGCGGCCATCCTGCACCGGCCCGGCGCCGAGTTGCAGCGGTTGACGCCACGCAACAACGATGCGCTGTTGTTCGACGGGCTGCCGTGGGTGGCCAGGGCTCAGGCCGAACACGACGCGTTCGCCGCGTTGTTGGTCGAGCGGGGCGTCGAGGTGATGCTGCTGGCCGATCTGCTGACCGAGGCGTTGTCGCACAGTGGCGCGGCACGGATGCACGGGATCGCTGCGGCGGTCGATCCACGACGGCTGGGTTTGCCGTTGGCGCAGGAACTTTCGGCGTACCTTCGCGCGCTGGAACCCGCACCGCTGGCCCATGTGCTGATGGCGGGTATGACGTTCAACGAGTTGCCGCTCTCGGGTGCGGAGCTGTCGCTGGTTCGGCGGATGCATCACGGGGGTGACTTCGTCATCGATCCGCTGCCGAATCTGTTGTTCACTCGCGACTCGTCGTTCTGGATCGGCCCGAGAGTGGCGATCACGTCGCTGGCGCTGCCGGCGCGGGTGCGCGAGACCTCGCTGACCGACGTGATTTACGCACATCACCCGCGATTCCTCGGTGTCCGGCGGGCCTACGAATCGCGGTCGGCGCCGGTCGAGGGAGGAGACGTGCTGTTGCTCGCGCCTGGTGTGGTGGCCGTCGGTGTGGGGGAGCGGACCACACCGGCCGGCGCGGAAGCATTGGCGCGCAGCCTCTTCGACGACGACCTCGCCCACACCGTGCTCGCGGTGCCGATCGCGCAGTCGCGAGCGCAGATGCATCTCGACACGGTGTGCACGATGGTCGACGTCGACGCGGTGGTGATGTACCCGCCGGTCGTGGATTCGTTGTCGGCGTTCACGATTCATCGTGACGGGAACGGCGGAGTGCGCATCGACGACGAGGTGCCGTTCGTCGACGCCGCCGCGACGGCGATGGGTATCGACCGGTTACGCGTCATCGCCACGGGGTTGGACCCGGTGACGGCCGAGCGTGAGCAGTGGGACGACGGCAACAATACGCTCGCACTCGCGCCGGGTGTGGTGGTCGCCTACGAGCGCAACGTCGAAACCAATGCGCGGTTGGCGGATGCCGGTATCGAGGTGCTGCCGATCCAGGCGTCCGAACTTGGCACCGGCCGCGGCGGCCCGCGGTGTATGTCGTGCCCGGCCGGCCGCGACCCGCTGTAGCATCTGCTGTTTCGCGAGACGTACACCAGGGCCGTCAGCTTTCCGGCTCTCACGACCCTGGTGTACGCCTCGCGAGCGGAGACCATCCGCGACGCTCAGCGGCTTCCCGTAGCCGGTGCAGCGTGAAGCCGCGGCTGTGCTCCTTGACCACATGGATGTCGAGCCAACCCTGATTCTCGACCATCGCGTTGCGTCCGATGTCATGAACGAACCGAGGTCGGTCGGTCTGATGCTGCTCACCGTCATAGTCCAACGCGATCATCGGCTCGTCCCAACCCATGTCGAGGAAAGCCTCGGCGGCACCGTCGCAAACCCGGATCTGTGTGCGAGGCCGTGGATACCCTGCGTCCAGGACGAGGAGGCGCAGCCACGTCTCCTTCGGCGACTGAGCACCGCCATCCATCAGGTCCAGTGCGATGCGAGCGCGCTTCATTCCCCGCCAACCGCGATACCGCTCTACGAGCGGCGCTACGTCGTCCACCTTCACGCCGGTCGCCGCCGCTAATGCGTCGAGGTGCCTTACGGCTAAGTCGCGGTTCAGGTGTCGAGCCAGATCCAGCGTCGTGCGAGCCGGCGTGGTGACTGCGAGTTCACCGATCGTGCAGATCTCATCCCAATCGATCCGTTCATTCCGAACGACCACACCTGATCTGAGTCGCTCGCGCGGGCCAATCAATTCGATTACCGTTCCGGGTGAGACCCATTGGGCTCCATGAAGTGAAGCCGCCGCTCGCCCGGCGACGATGCCCCGCCGATTGCTCCAGAGCCAAGCCGCGTGCGCCTCGAGCTGGAGCGATGGCAAGGCCGCCCGTGGCACGTATACGCGGGGGTGAACAGACCTGTAGCGCCAGCGTAGTTGGCTGCGAGTGAGACCGCCCTCAAGTAGTTCGTTGCCGAGAAATGCTCGTTCCATGCGTCGGATGCTGGGTGCGCGCACTGACAAGTCGACCCACGATTCGCGATATCTACACCAGGGCTGTGGATAACTCGTCGACTGCGACCCTCGTGTGTGTTTCGCGAAAACAATTAGTGTCGGAGAGCCGACTAGCGTGGCTTCCGCGCCGAACTCTCAACGCCAGGACGGCAGCCAGATCTGCATGTTCCAGGTATTCTGCGATATCGGGATGCCGGTCAGGATCGGGTACATCCACGCGAAGTTCGTCAGCACCAGTGCGACATAACAACTCACCGCGATCAGCCCGAGCGTTCGGCGTTCGGCGTTCTGGTTCGCCTTGTGCAGGATGTCGCCGAGAATCAACGCGATCATCATCACCAGGAACGGCGCCATCGTCGCCGCATAGAAGAAGTACATCTGGCGGTCGATGCCGGCGAACCACGGCAGGAAGCCCGCGCTGTAGCCCACCAGCGCGACTCCATAACGCCAGTCGCGCTTGACGAATGCCCGCCACACCGCCCAGCCCAGCACCGGCACCGCCAGGAACCACATCGCGGGCGTGCCGACCAGCATCACGGCCTTCACGCACGACTGCGCCCCGCACCCGGGCACGTCCTGGTTGTCGATCGCATAGAGCACCGGGCGCAACGACATCGGCCACGTCCACGGCTTCGATTCCCACGGGTGATGGTTTCCGTCGGCGTTGGTCAACCCGGAGTGAAACCGGTACGCGGCATGCGTGTAGTGCCACAGCGAGCGCAACGCATCGGGGATCGGCAACACGCTGTCCGGGCCGATCGACTGCCCGACTTCATGGCGGTTGGTGGCCGTCTCCGAGGCGAACCACGGCGTGTACGACGCGAGGTACACCCCGAACGGGATGAGCACCAGCGCGTACAGCGACGGCCCCAGATCGCGACGGAATGCGCCCAGCCACGGTCGCGGGACGCGGTACTGACGGCGCGCGAGGATGTCGAAGACCATCGTCATGACGCCGAAGAACGCGATGAAGTAGACGCCCGACCACTTTGTGGCGCAGGCCAATCCGAGCAGAACCCCCGCGCCGAACCGCCACCACCGGACCCCGAGCCGCGGCCCCCACACCGT includes:
- a CDS encoding alkylated DNA repair protein, giving the protein MELALQSSLFEHAERRHLGNGAWIDFRSGWLDDADSLFTELSEVVPWRAERRPMYDRVVDVPRLVSFHNLVDDPPPHPRLKQLRRRLNDAYAGELGEPFTTAGLCLYRDGNDSVAWHGDTVGRSSTEDTVVAIIGLGATRTFALRPRGGGKSLRLQHAHGDLLVMGGSCQRTWEHAIPKTTRPVGVRISIQFRPHDVR
- the soxR gene encoding redox-sensitive transcriptional activator SoxR codes for the protein MELIHELTPGEMSARSGVAVSALHFYEREGLIQSRRTSGNQRRYARETLRRVAFIRMSQRLGIPLSRIREALATLPDDRVPTSKDWARLSAGWRQDLDDRILHLQRLRDNLTGCIGCGCLSLKTCALTNPGDVLAEQGPGAVRL
- the arcA gene encoding arginine deiminase, with the translated sequence MLDVTLGCDSEVGRLTAAILHRPGAELQRLTPRNNDALLFDGLPWVARAQAEHDAFAALLVERGVEVMLLADLLTEALSHSGAARMHGIAAAVDPRRLGLPLAQELSAYLRALEPAPLAHVLMAGMTFNELPLSGAELSLVRRMHHGGDFVIDPLPNLLFTRDSSFWIGPRVAITSLALPARVRETSLTDVIYAHHPRFLGVRRAYESRSAPVEGGDVLLLAPGVVAVGVGERTTPAGAEALARSLFDDDLAHTVLAVPIAQSRAQMHLDTVCTMVDVDAVVMYPPVVDSLSAFTIHRDGNGGVRIDDEVPFVDAAATAMGIDRLRVIATGLDPVTAEREQWDDGNNTLALAPGVVVAYERNVETNARLADAGIEVLPIQASELGTGRGGPRCMSCPAGRDPL
- a CDS encoding cullin, a subunit of E3 ubiquitin ligase; the protein is MVVRNERIDWDEICTIGELAVTTPARTTLDLARHLNRDLAVRHLDALAAATGVKVDDVAPLVERYRGWRGMKRARIALDLMDGGAQSPKETWLRLLVLDAGYPRPRTQIRVCDGAAEAFLDMGWDEPMIALDYDGEQHQTDRPRFVHDIGRNAMVENQGWLDIHVVKEHSRGFTLHRLREAAERRGWSPLARRTPGS
- a CDS encoding dolichyl-phosphate-mannose--protein O-mannosyl transferase → MTAPATKEPRAVPVISPAPQVPAADFGPVDRLQGWVMTAVIGALAAVTRFLNLGSPTDAGTPVFDEKHYAPQAWQMLHNHGVEDNPGYGLVVHPPLGKQLIAIGEALFGYNGLGWRFSGAVCGVIVVILVARITRRISRSTLVGGIAGLLVIADGVSFVASRTALLDGFLVTFVVAAFGCLIVDRDQVRERMHIALLEGRIGETVWGPRLGVRWWRFGAGVLLGLACATKWSGVYFIAFFGVMTMVFDILARRQYRVPRPWLGAFRRDLGPSLYALVLIPFGVYLASYTPWFASETATNRHEVGQSIGPDSVLPIPDALRSLWHYTHAAYRFHSGLTNADGNHHPWESKPWTWPMSLRPVLYAIDNQDVPGCGAQSCVKAVMLVGTPAMWFLAVPVLGWAVWRAFVKRDWRYGVALVGYSAGFLPWFAGIDRQMYFFYAATMAPFLVMMIALILGDILHKANQNAERRTLGLIAVSCYVALVLTNFAWMYPILTGIPISQNTWNMQIWLPSWR